The Syntrophorhabdus sp. genome has a segment encoding these proteins:
- a CDS encoding molybdopterin molybdotransferase MoeA, whose amino-acid sequence MKSANLTVSVEEALRIVLDSVRPLGSERISIMEASNRVLYDDVVADTNVPPLDDSGMDGYAIIAADTLGASKDHPARLQVVGEVQAGASGESKEVTKGSAIRIMTGAPIPKGADSVIQVEDTKEEGGYVRVFRETAPSENIRFTGESIATGDIILRKGDRLSSAKVGILASLNHNAVFVYRQPTVSIISTGNELADIGEDMRFGQIRNVNAYTLHAEVGKYGGLPHYLGIVKDTMADTREIFLKALESDVVISTGGVSMGKYDFVKDIFADLGIDILFEWVKVKPGRPCTFGKKGDRLIFGLPGNPVSTMTSFIQFVRPALLKLMGATRINKPVVNAVLDEGIEKPAGKVFLLRGHFTIRPDDLHVVTTGNQKSSVLRSMSEANCLIVIPEHTTRVKAGERVAIQLIDHDEL is encoded by the coding sequence ATGAAGAGTGCAAACCTGACAGTATCCGTAGAGGAGGCCCTGAGGATCGTCCTCGACTCTGTCCGCCCCCTGGGCAGTGAAAGGATCTCGATCATGGAAGCGTCGAATCGCGTCCTTTACGATGATGTCGTCGCGGACACGAACGTGCCTCCCCTCGACGACTCCGGCATGGACGGCTACGCGATAATCGCCGCGGACACCCTCGGGGCGTCGAAGGACCACCCCGCCCGGCTTCAGGTCGTCGGAGAGGTACAGGCGGGCGCGTCGGGAGAGAGCAAAGAGGTCACGAAGGGATCGGCGATCCGGATCATGACGGGAGCCCCCATACCGAAAGGGGCGGATTCCGTCATCCAGGTTGAGGATACAAAGGAAGAAGGCGGGTATGTCAGGGTGTTTCGTGAAACGGCCCCATCCGAGAACATCCGGTTTACCGGGGAGAGCATCGCGACGGGCGACATCATTCTCAGGAAAGGCGACCGCCTCAGTTCGGCCAAGGTGGGAATCCTCGCATCCCTCAACCATAACGCGGTGTTCGTGTACAGGCAACCCACCGTGTCGATCATCTCCACCGGCAATGAGCTCGCGGACATAGGCGAAGACATGCGGTTCGGCCAGATCAGGAACGTCAATGCCTACACCCTGCACGCCGAGGTGGGCAAATACGGCGGCCTTCCCCACTACCTCGGCATAGTGAAGGACACCATGGCGGACACGAGGGAGATATTCCTGAAGGCCCTGGAATCGGACGTCGTTATCTCCACGGGCGGCGTGTCCATGGGGAAATACGATTTCGTGAAGGACATCTTTGCCGACCTCGGTATCGATATCCTTTTCGAATGGGTGAAAGTCAAGCCCGGCAGACCCTGCACCTTCGGAAAAAAGGGGGACAGACTCATCTTCGGGCTTCCGGGAAACCCCGTCTCCACCATGACATCCTTCATTCAGTTCGTCCGTCCCGCGCTCCTTAAGCTCATGGGCGCGACAAGGATCAACAAACCTGTCGTGAACGCCGTCCTCGACGAAGGCATAGAGAAACCGGCAGGGAAGGTATTTCTCCTGCGCGGCCATTTCACCATCAGGCCCGACGACCTCCACGTGGTCACCACGGGCAACCAGAAATCGTCTGTGCTGCGCTCCATGAGCGAGGCGAACTGCCTCATAGTGATCCCCGAGCACACCACCCGGGTGAAGGCGGGGGAACGCGTCGCCATCCAGCTCATCGACCACGACGAGCTATGA
- a CDS encoding aldehyde dehydrogenase, with product MRYGETGYNLEIDLATGNIERVETDPKMMETHLGGLGTSVKLHWDRVPADVKPFDDENMLVISSGVLNATPAFSANRTVITFYSPETDLLAYPMMGGFFSAELKYAGYDKVILHNKSPKWVYIWINNDTVEIRDATHLVGRGALETQDLIRMELNQPNAQVAAIGVAGENRCFTASIEQGRSSASRLGGGAVFGDKKIKAVAVRGTKDINLYNGEAFMKEMKDMMAYIDFRNENPIPDVMTILSGIGSPQEMVHTDEKWHTENFMWGNARTRRRGFWDEKIDEEFPRVQREGIKRLISCFNCPQHCGALISYKDTPRYMAKCFGKLTYMMASYVDSMDFAWKTLQRATEYGVDSFSTPQILAFAVELIEAGIITEKDLKAGPTWPTCPTDKEGRFLWLLDRVAHREGIGDVLADGVYKAARAIGNGAEAFDHNTIKKHEQLPLKLGTMDPLYYLMYTTNEKISITQIEGNWPQGAFPTMEQREAFVKDWPQIPDESWKQWLLEWEPRGEKAIPYFPTTDMCCQIVDWMEMLHNIDDACCVCAGMSSFCLKPPYHIHNYPRIISAATGLDLDETALKKIVNRSRNLHRALNNRRGMSRKDEKPPQDHWKRRFPEIE from the coding sequence ATGAGATATGGAGAAACAGGGTACAATTTAGAAATCGATCTGGCAACGGGAAACATCGAACGGGTGGAAACAGATCCAAAGATGATGGAAACCCACCTGGGAGGCCTCGGCACGAGCGTGAAGCTCCATTGGGACAGGGTTCCTGCGGATGTGAAGCCTTTCGACGATGAGAACATGCTGGTGATTAGCTCCGGAGTGCTCAATGCCACTCCGGCCTTCAGCGCGAACCGCACCGTCATCACCTTCTATTCGCCAGAGACTGACCTTCTGGCGTACCCGATGATGGGGGGGTTCTTCTCGGCGGAGCTGAAGTACGCAGGCTACGACAAGGTCATCCTCCACAACAAGTCCCCGAAATGGGTCTACATCTGGATCAACAACGACACGGTGGAGATCCGCGATGCCACCCACCTCGTCGGCAGGGGCGCCCTTGAGACGCAGGACCTCATCCGCATGGAGCTGAACCAGCCCAACGCGCAGGTGGCGGCCATCGGTGTGGCCGGGGAGAACAGGTGCTTCACCGCCTCCATCGAGCAGGGCCGTTCCAGCGCCAGCCGTCTGGGCGGAGGTGCCGTTTTTGGCGACAAGAAGATAAAGGCGGTGGCGGTCCGGGGCACAAAGGACATCAACCTCTATAACGGCGAAGCCTTCATGAAGGAAATGAAGGACATGATGGCCTACATCGACTTCCGGAATGAGAACCCGATCCCGGACGTCATGACGATCCTCTCCGGTATCGGCTCACCGCAGGAAATGGTGCACACAGACGAGAAATGGCACACCGAGAATTTCATGTGGGGCAACGCGCGTACCCGCAGGAGAGGTTTCTGGGATGAGAAGATAGACGAAGAGTTCCCGAGGGTGCAGAGGGAAGGCATCAAGCGGCTGATAAGCTGCTTCAACTGTCCCCAGCACTGTGGCGCGCTGATCTCCTACAAGGACACCCCGCGGTACATGGCCAAGTGTTTTGGCAAACTGACATACATGATGGCGTCATACGTGGACAGCATGGACTTCGCCTGGAAAACGCTGCAGCGGGCGACGGAATACGGTGTTGACTCGTTCTCGACCCCGCAGATCCTGGCCTTTGCCGTGGAGCTCATCGAAGCGGGCATCATCACCGAGAAGGACCTCAAGGCGGGCCCGACGTGGCCGACGTGTCCCACGGACAAAGAAGGAAGGTTCCTCTGGCTCCTCGACAGGGTCGCTCATCGGGAAGGCATCGGCGATGTACTGGCGGACGGTGTCTACAAAGCGGCCAGAGCGATCGGCAACGGCGCGGAGGCGTTCGACCACAACACGATCAAGAAACACGAACAGCTTCCTCTCAAGCTCGGCACGATGGATCCCCTGTATTACCTCATGTATACGACGAACGAAAAGATAAGCATCACCCAGATCGAGGGGAACTGGCCTCAGGGCGCCTTCCCGACGATGGAGCAGAGAGAGGCCTTCGTGAAGGATTGGCCGCAGATTCCCGACGAGAGCTGGAAGCAGTGGCTTCTCGAATGGGAGCCACGCGGAGAAAAGGCGATACCTTATTTCCCGACGACCGATATGTGCTGCCAAATCGTGGACTGGATGGAGATGCTCCACAATATCGATGACGCCTGCTGTGTCTGCGCCGGCATGTCATCCTTCTGTTTGAAGCCTCCCTATCATATACACAACTACCCGAGGATAATCTCGGCGGCGACGGGTCTCGACCTCGACGAGACGGCGCTGAAGAAGATAGTCAACAGGAGCCGCAACCTGCACAGGGCGCTCAACAACAGGCGCGGCATGAGCAGAAAGGACGAGAAGCCGCCACAAGACCACTGGAAGAGAAGGTTCCCCGAGATCGAGGA
- a CDS encoding SPASM domain-containing protein yields the protein MRKETEHTRKLHRMYAFEDDRTKGHGGWEKFPLFWFILFLSYRCTRTCEYCYAFNQVGYDNSVEMDDRTFARLLEWIPEVWRINRTKVNIVVFLGGEPLLRTDRIKKVMDTVYRNTDGMQGMVCTNADLVDSVNWDDLEDIQWISTNITDIPIEELARRMKVIGERSNVINQTIIATLDEYNLERVLDITRFGIKSGYRLRYYRNMYWGMDPRYRKTLLERYHELCDMLEDYAVRGYDVHTTFLLDFLIPAWDLESSPYPCGKRMATVFPDGTIGPCIRNHTFKSGTIYDPNPLAKLQVYDFHYDIRRPDLPDECRACESRTACHAGCPNDKRMFFDSTIGRSVLCDVHREIIPRLRYIESLKGEPSGTGN from the coding sequence GTGAGAAAAGAGACGGAACACACGAGGAAGCTCCACAGGATGTATGCTTTCGAAGACGACAGAACGAAAGGCCACGGCGGCTGGGAGAAATTCCCCCTGTTCTGGTTCATCCTCTTCCTGTCATACAGATGCACCAGGACCTGTGAATACTGCTATGCCTTCAACCAGGTCGGCTACGACAACAGCGTGGAAATGGACGACAGGACTTTCGCAAGGCTCCTGGAATGGATCCCTGAGGTCTGGAGGATCAACCGCACGAAGGTGAACATCGTTGTCTTCCTCGGCGGGGAACCTCTCCTGAGGACGGACAGGATAAAGAAGGTGATGGACACCGTGTACCGGAACACGGACGGCATGCAGGGGATGGTCTGCACCAACGCCGATCTTGTGGATTCCGTGAACTGGGACGACCTCGAGGATATCCAGTGGATCTCGACGAACATCACCGATATCCCCATCGAAGAGCTGGCCAGGCGTATGAAGGTGATCGGGGAAAGGTCGAACGTTATCAACCAGACCATCATCGCCACCCTTGATGAATACAACCTGGAAAGGGTGCTGGACATAACAAGGTTCGGGATAAAAAGCGGGTATCGTCTCAGGTATTACAGGAACATGTACTGGGGGATGGACCCCCGGTACAGGAAGACGCTCCTCGAGCGATACCACGAGCTGTGCGATATGCTGGAGGATTACGCTGTCAGGGGCTATGATGTTCACACCACTTTCCTCCTCGATTTCCTCATTCCCGCCTGGGACCTCGAGTCCTCCCCCTATCCCTGCGGGAAGAGGATGGCGACGGTCTTCCCCGATGGGACGATAGGACCCTGCATAAGGAACCATACGTTCAAATCGGGGACCATCTACGATCCGAATCCCCTGGCAAAGCTGCAGGTCTATGATTTTCACTATGATATCAGGCGGCCCGACCTGCCCGACGAATGCAGGGCATGCGAATCGAGGACCGCCTGTCACGCCGGCTGCCCGAACGACAAGAGGATGTTTTTCGACAGTACGATTGGGAGATCGGTCCTCTGTGATGTGCACAGGGAGATCATACCGAGGTTGAGATACATCGAGAGCCTGAAAGGGGAGCCGTCGGGGACGGGGAATTAG